GCCATCGCTTTCTTCGCCATTGCCGAACCTCCTATTTAGTCGATTAAACGCATGTCGGCGTCGGCGAAGGGAATGGCAAGGGCGCAAGCGTCCTCGCGACCTCCGTCGAGCCATTGCGCTGCCTGTGTGGGTCGAAGAATGACCGGCATCGCCTTGGGGTGGATTGCGCCGACTATGCCATTCGCTTCACATGTCAGGAAAGCCATGAACGGCCCGTCCGCAGCGTCTTTGGCGCCCGGACGCCACAGGCCCGCGAAGGCAAACAGGGGATCGTGCGCCTCGGTCATTCCGAACCACACCTTGCGCTTCTTCCCGACTTCGCCGGTCCACTCGCAAAAGCGCGACACTGGCACGATGCATCGCCGATCCGGCCGCTCGAGCGCGGATCTCCAGAACGGACTGCTGAGATTGCGCACATTGGTGACGGGGCGACCTTTGGCGGCGACCGGCCCGGGAAAGCCCCACGTAGCCATTTCCAGCGCCAGGCCGCCGCCCTCTCGCCGGCGAAAGATTGGCGCCTGCTTGCCGGGATAGATTTCGTCGAACGGGGGCAGGTTGTCGCGGTCGCCTTCGAAGGGACCGAACAGCCTTTTCAGTTCGTTGACAGTCGCGGTCATGGAATAGAGGTTGCACATCCGCTGTTTTCTCCGACCGGCCAGAACCTTTCGCTCCACTCATCGTTAACGCAGCCGGGTAACGTTAACCAACCCTCGCCACGGCCGGCCTCTTCGGCCAGCCTTCGCCTCAACAAAAGGAGCTCGCGTAAAACATGCGTTCGATAACGATGGCAGTTGCCGCTTTTTCCATGGCCGTCCCGGCGCTTCCGTCGGCAGCAGCCGCGCACGGCGACGGTTATTACCACGGCAAGACCTGGCGGGATTCGCAAGGCCGACTGCGCTGCAAGCGCCCCAATGGCACGACCGGACTCATCGTCGGCGCCGCGGGCGGAGCCCTTGTCGGCCGGGCGATCGACACGAAGGGCGAACGCGCCACGGGAACCATTATCGGCGCCGCGGCGGGCGCTCTCCTTGGTCGTGAAATCGATCGGAGCCGCTATCGCTGCCGCTGATCTGACCAGTTCGGCCGGCGCCCGTCGCCTTAAGGCGAGCCACCCTCCTTCACCCCCCGGGCGTCGGCCAACATCCCATCCATTGCACTGTATTGACACACCAATACACCTCCTGTAGGTTCGGCTGACAGGGAGGAATGGAATGTACACCCAGCAAGATCTTGACGAGGCCGTCGCCTCCGGTGCGCTTAGCGCCGAGTCCGCCGTTGCCTTTCGCTCATTCGTCGAAGGGCAGCGGGCTTTGCCCGCCATCGATGAAGAGCATTTCCGGCTCATCACCGGGTTCAACGATATTTTCGTTTCGATCGCCGCTGCGATCCTGCTGTTCGCAGTGGGCTGGATCGGTCAGTCGATCGGACAATCCATGGGCTTCGTCGTCGACCACAATGGCCCCAGCCCTCTCGCACCGGCCGGAGTGGCCGCTGTCGCCTGGGCACTAGCGCTCTTCTTCACCGCAAAGCGGCGCATGGCGCTGCCGTCCATCCTTCTTCTTCTGGCCTTTGTCGGGGGCGTGTTCCTGACCGTCGGCTTCACCGGTGCAGCGGTCGTCGGCGATCGGCCAAACGATCAGGAAGCCATCTATGCCGGCGCCATCGCCAGCATCTCGGGCCTCATCGCCGCGCTTAGCGCATGGGCGCACTGGCGTCGTTTCAAGGTTCCGATCACTATCGCTGCCGGCGCTGCGGCCGCCGCGGCGATCGTGATCGGCATCGTCATCGCCATCCTCGGCGATATCGAGACGGCTCCGAATGTCCTGTGGGCAACCATGCTGCTTCTCGGCGTCGGCGTGTTCCTGTTCGCTATGCGCTGGGACTCGTCGGATCCTGCGCGGCAAACCCGCCGCAGCGACGTCGCCTTCTGGCTTCACCTGCTTGCCGCGCCGATGATCGTCCATCCAGTCTTCACGCTGCTGGGGCTGAACGACGGCTCCGCGACCATCAGCGAAGGCCTGGTCGTGATCCTGCTTTACGTGGCGCTTGGATTCACCGCTCTGGCAATCGATCGCCGCGCGCTTCTCGTCTCGGCACTCGCCTATGTGCTCTACGCGCTCCAGGCCTTGTTCCGGGAGTTCGGGGCAGTGGAACTCAACATCGCCCTTACCGCACTGGTAATCGGCTCGGCGCTGCTCTTGCTGTCCGCCTTCTGGCATCAGGCCCGTGCAGCGATCGTCAGGCCCCTTCCGGAAGGTCTGCGTGCCAAGCTGCCCAACCTCGACCGGCCGGCTACGCCTTTACCAGCCGCATGAGCCGGCGCTCGAGCGGGGCAAGCACACCATTGAGGTCGTGACCCCGCTTGAGCACCGCGCCATGTTCCGAAATCAATGCGAACGCCCCTTGCTTCAACCGAAGCGAGGGGCGTTTCTCTATGCGAACTTCCGGCCTCTCGCAGTGCCGTCGAAATGCGCAGAACACCGCGAGGTCGACGTCAAAATCCATCGCATAGTCACGCCAGTGGCCTGCCGCGACCATCCGTCCGTAGAGGTCCAGGATTCGGTGCAGTTCCTCACGGTCAAAAGCAGTGATTGCGTATCGATTTCCCCGCTCTGGGAAATGCGCGACGTTCAAGCGCTCTTCGCTTTCGGCTGGGCGCCACGCCGCTCGGCGCGCAAGCGCTCGATCTCGCGCTCCAGTTCACAAAGTCTGGCCAGGACGGGATCGGCAATCTCGCTGCACGGCGTGCCGTAGGGCAGGAAGCCGGGAGCGGCATCCGTCGCGTCGACCAGGACAGCCTTGGCCGGAATGCCCACCATCGTCGCCCCTTCGGCCACATCTTTTGTGACGACCGAATTGGCGCCGATCTTGGCGCCCTTGCCGACAGTGATTGGGCCCAGCACCTGCGCGCCGGAGCCAATGACCACATCGTCGCCGATCGTCGGGTGCCGTTTTCCTGGGACGCCATCACTCGGGTTCGTCCCGCCCAGAGTGACATTCTGGTAGATCGTCACATTGTCGCCGATCTCGGCGGTTTCGCCGATGACCGTGAAGCCGTGATCGATGAAGAAATTTTGGCCGATCTTCGCCCCCGGATGGATGTCTATCGCGGTGATCAACCGCGCGAAATGATTGACGAAGCGCGCCAGGAAATAGAGTTCGCCTTCGAACAGCCAATGGGCCGCGCGATGCATCGCCAGCGCCCACACCCCCGGATACAAAAGGATTTCCCAACGCGACCGCGCCGCAGGGTCGCGCCGCTTCACAGAATCCAGGTAGTCGATCAACGCACCGGTCAAACACCCGCTCCTAAGGTTCGTATGTAATCTAAGCGTTCACAGTCGCAGTGAAAAGGCGGCACATCGCAAGTCAGGGTATCGCCGCTTGCGATGAACCGGTCATTCCGTCATTGCAGCGCCTCCCACAGGGGAGGACTCGCATTCTCGAGAATCTGCTGGCGGATCCCGCCGTCCTTCTCCCTTTCATCCTCATTGGCTTCGCCGCGCAGCTCGTCGATGGGGCGCTTGGAATGGCGTTCGGCCAGATTTCCAGCACATTGCTGATTGCGATGGGGGTGCCACCGGCTGCGGCTTCCGCCGGCGTCCACAGCGTCGAAACATTCACGACCGGCGTGTCCGGCATCAGCCACATCGCCCACAAGAATGTCGACTGGCGGCTCTTCTTTCGAATCGCGATCCCGGGAACGATTGGCGGGGTCCTAGGTGCCTATGTCCTCACCCAGATTTCCGCGGACGTCGCAAGGCCGTTCGTACTCACTTATCTGACGGCGCTTGGTATCTATCTCTTCTACCGCGGAGTCATGCACCGCCATACCGAGCGTGCGCCGAAGATCGTCGAGCCGCTCGGACTCGCCGGCGGCTTTCTCGACGCCGCGGGCGGTGGCGGGTGGGGTGCGATCGTCACATCCAACCTACTGGTTCAGGGCAGCAACCCCAGGAAGACGATCGGGACGGTCAACACCGCGGAATTCGTACTCACGGTAACGATCTCGGCGACGTTTCTCGCCACCTTGAGCTTCCTTGGCACCGACGATGAGAAGCATTTGCTACTGAAAGCGACAGTCGGATTGCTGATCGGCGGAGTCGCCGCGGCGCCGTTCGGCGCGTGGATTGCGAAGCGCGTAAATCCGGACCGGCTGCTGACATTCGTCGGTCTCGTCGTGACCCTCAGCAGCGGCTACGCGCTCTACCGGCTTCTGGCTTAGGACTGGCGCTCATCGCCTCACCCGATTAAGGGGTCGGCGTTTAATCGGGAAAGGCGATGAGCGTCCACCTTCCGACCATAAAGCAGCTGCAATATCTCATTGCCTTGCGCCAGCACGGCCACTTCGGGCGCGCGGCGGAAAGCTGCTTCGTCACCCAGTCAACGCTGTCGGCTGGAATCCGGGAATTAGAATCCCTTATTGGCGTGACGCTTGTAGAGCGTACGCGACGGGTCGTCCGCTTTACGCCGCTGGGAACGCGGATCGCCGACAAGGCGCTACGAGTCCTTCGTGAGACGGAAGAGCTTGCGGATATGGCCCGGGCCGAAGGACAACCGCTTACCGGCGAGCTCAGGATGGGCGTCATTCCCACCATTGCGCCCTTCCTTCTCCCGGCGCTTCTGCCGCAACTCAGAACGGCTTGGCCGCGCCTCAAGCTTTTCCTTCGCGAGGAGCCAAGCCAGGCCGCCTGCGATGCGCTTCACCGCGGGCAACTCGACTGCGTCCTGCTGGCCATGCCGTTCGCTTGCGGCGAAGTGGAAAGTGCCAGCCTATTCGACGACAGGCTTCTGATCGCTTTCCCCGCCGGCGACGCGCCCAGGGACAAGGCCGTCGACGCTTCGGACATCGACCCTGGCCGCCTGTTGCTGCTCGAAGACGGGCACTGCCTGAAGGAGCATGCCCTTGCGGCCTGTAACCGCCCCGATCTGCGCGCGGGCGCAACGATGATGGGAACATCGCTTCACACCCTGGTGCAGATGGTCGATAACGGCCTTGGCGTCACGTTCGTGCCGGCAATGGCCATCGAGTCCGGAATTCTCGAGCATACTCGGATCGTTACCCGCGAACTGAGTTCGAAGAATGCCAGCCGCAGGATTGCGCTGGTATGGCGGCGATCAAGTCCGCGGGAAGAGGAGTTCCGGCTTCTCGCAGCCAGCCTCGCCGAAATCGCCGGGGCGCGCGAAAAGGCTGCCTGAGCGGCCTTAATCCATGTGTTTCAGGCCGACCCTGAGATAGTCGTAGCCGGTTATGAGCGTCAGCGCCGCAGCAGCCCAGAGGCAGACGAGGCCGGTCGTATGGACCCACTCATCATTGGGAAATGCACCGGAGAGGATCAGCGCGCCAAGCGCCACCAACTGAAACGTCGTCTTCCATTTCGCCAGCGCGCTAACCGGGACGGACACGTTCGATGGCGCAAGAAATTCGCGAAGCCCCGAAACGATGATTTCGCGCAGCAGGATGATCAGCGCGGCGATGATGTGAAGCCCGTCGATCTCCGGAATCGGATTGGCCTTGCGGCTTGAAATGAGCATTATCAGCACGGCCGCGACCATGATCTTGTCGGCGATCGGATCGAGGAACTGGCCGAGGCGGCTGATCTTCCCCTGGGCCCGCGCCAGGTACCCATCGAAGTAATCGGTTATCCCGACCAGGCAGTACAGGACGAACGTCACCAGGTAATCGATTGGCGTCGGCCGCCATAGCA
The window above is part of the Sphingomonas sp. HDW15A genome. Proteins encoded here:
- the pgsA gene encoding CDP-diacylglycerol--glycerol-3-phosphate 3-phosphatidyltransferase, with protein sequence MLSLPNLLTLSRIFAVPLLVFLLWRPTPIDYLVTFVLYCLVGITDYFDGYLARAQGKISRLGQFLDPIADKIMVAAVLIMLISSRKANPIPEIDGLHIIAALIILLREIIVSGLREFLAPSNVSVPVSALAKWKTTFQLVALGALILSGAFPNDEWVHTTGLVCLWAAAALTLITGYDYLRVGLKHMD
- the cysE gene encoding serine O-acetyltransferase — protein: MTGALIDYLDSVKRRDPAARSRWEILLYPGVWALAMHRAAHWLFEGELYFLARFVNHFARLITAIDIHPGAKIGQNFFIDHGFTVIGETAEIGDNVTIYQNVTLGGTNPSDGVPGKRHPTIGDDVVIGSGAQVLGPITVGKGAKIGANSVVTKDVAEGATMVGIPAKAVLVDATDAAPGFLPYGTPCSEIADPVLARLCELEREIERLRAERRGAQPKAKSA
- a CDS encoding hydrogen peroxide-inducible genes activator, whose translation is MSVHLPTIKQLQYLIALRQHGHFGRAAESCFVTQSTLSAGIRELESLIGVTLVERTRRVVRFTPLGTRIADKALRVLRETEELADMARAEGQPLTGELRMGVIPTIAPFLLPALLPQLRTAWPRLKLFLREEPSQAACDALHRGQLDCVLLAMPFACGEVESASLFDDRLLIAFPAGDAPRDKAVDASDIDPGRLLLLEDGHCLKEHALAACNRPDLRAGATMMGTSLHTLVQMVDNGLGVTFVPAMAIESGILEHTRIVTRELSSKNASRRIALVWRRSSPREEEFRLLAASLAEIAGAREKAA
- a CDS encoding DUF2794 domain-containing protein translates to MVAAGHWRDYAMDFDVDLAVFCAFRRHCERPEVRIEKRPSLRLKQGAFALISEHGAVLKRGHDLNGVLAPLERRLMRLVKA
- a CDS encoding glycine zipper 2TM domain-containing protein, producing MRSITMAVAAFSMAVPALPSAAAAHGDGYYHGKTWRDSQGRLRCKRPNGTTGLIVGAAGGALVGRAIDTKGERATGTIIGAAAGALLGREIDRSRYRCR
- a CDS encoding sulfite exporter TauE/SafE family protein, whose translation is MLENLLADPAVLLPFILIGFAAQLVDGALGMAFGQISSTLLIAMGVPPAAASAGVHSVETFTTGVSGISHIAHKNVDWRLFFRIAIPGTIGGVLGAYVLTQISADVARPFVLTYLTALGIYLFYRGVMHRHTERAPKIVEPLGLAGGFLDAAGGGGWGAIVTSNLLVQGSNPRKTIGTVNTAEFVLTVTISATFLATLSFLGTDDEKHLLLKATVGLLIGGVAAAPFGAWIAKRVNPDRLLTFVGLVVTLSSGYALYRLLA
- a CDS encoding SOS response-associated peptidase family protein is translated as MTATVNELKRLFGPFEGDRDNLPPFDEIYPGKQAPIFRRREGGGLALEMATWGFPGPVAAKGRPVTNVRNLSSPFWRSALERPDRRCIVPVSRFCEWTGEVGKKRKVWFGMTEAHDPLFAFAGLWRPGAKDAADGPFMAFLTCEANGIVGAIHPKAMPVILRPTQAAQWLDGGREDACALAIPFADADMRLID